The DNA segment ACAACAATTTTGAccaaaataccatttttttaatatttatttaagcatgatatattttcaaaactaataattaactTACATAActttttgagaaattaattgaaaatcGACATCAATTCAAATATTGAAGCTGGTCGGCTTTTCAactttttccactttttttGACTCTAATCGATAATAATTGAATTAGACAAAATTCTaagattttaatatatatatatatatatatatatatatttttaataactatGGATGTCCGGAGCAGCTTATGTTGGTCTGGACTAATCCCATGAGGTCCTGAAGTTAAGGGCCTGAAGTTAAGGGTGAGAAATTAACTGAAAATCGACATCAATTCAAATATTGAAGTTGGTCGGCCTTTTAACTTTTtccgctttttttttttactctaacCGATAATAATTGAATTAGACAAATATTCTAagattttaatatgtttttttattatttatttaataattgtgGATGTCCGGAGCAGCTTATGCTGGCATGGACTAATCCCATGGGGCTCTGAAGTTAAGGGTCGGGTAAACCTCCAATGGCCCTAAGGGGACTTGAACTGGTGACCATTGGAGAGCAAATCCAAGGTCGGACCAACAAAGTTACTCCCTaagattataaaattttcatatcttaTTTGATGTTTGacgaatttttttattatttattagtatatatatttgtaaatactattaaaataattcattgttGCTAGActatattcaaattaatttgtaagtacatttattatatttcaaacTAAAAACTTTAAGGTTACGTTTGGTTCCGAAAAgtataagagaaagaaaaaaaaatgttgggttatatttggtttttgaaaaatgctgtagaaagaaaaaagtattaaagtaaattattttttcatattaggttttattatagaaaatataaaagaaaattaaatataattaaaattaatttgaaatttacatgtttttaaattatttaattttactataatggagagaaaaaagtaaaatgagtttaaagaaatgtataaaaataatttattaaattatttttttttcttcactttttttttttttacttttcctctctattttattttcttcacattttcttgAGAATTTTATGGGAACGGAACATAactttaatgaaatcaaatatttagCCCCGCATTAATATTCGagatacattttcaaaattcatatttttgttcataaacATTATGCATTATATTATTGTCGAGCATCATAAGTtatacatattaattttttaatataacgACTTCAATATAtctattataattatttgttttatcatttttagaagtttttttttaattaaagaaacataaataaaaataacaaatgagaAGAACACGAGAactatttgataaaattttatatttggtcACCTGTATTTAATCCAATCAAATTAACCTTTTACATAAAAGGTCTGACTACAATATTGAAGGtactttaaaaaaacattatcaatCAAATAATACCGTATATATAAATTATGGTCTCACTATTTATactttggttttatttgtttgtatttttatatttttatgatattcaTATGTATACTCttgtttaatgatttaaatttcattatttatattttgacgattatttatattaaagagCATGATATGAATATCGAATTTAAACGAGATAAGTTaaggtttttagaaaaattgagaGATGAACGTGGCATTAGGATTTGGTAGACGTGAACCTCATGGGTTTGAACCACCATCTCTAGATGGATTGCAACATGATGTAGTGCCATGACACATTGAAATGACGCAATGACTGCCGTCCATTCACTTGCTAACTAGTCAGCTACAACACTCCCCATTTATTAAATTAGATATAGAGAAGATACAAATTTCTCAAAGGTCggtcatatttaataataataataataaatgtcaCAGCATTTCCATCCACCTTTTTTCACACCTATTGGTAAGGGTAGGAGCGTGGCTGACTCGACCTCATCTTCCTAGTGGGCACCAGCGGACAAAGCTCCACTCGATTACGAAGAACCAACTATAGTGTGAGACAGGCCTATTCGTTTGGTCATGGAGTGGATGTTTCGACttggaaggaaaaaaagggaGGAAGGGAGGAGGACCCACAGTCCAGTGTCGTCGAAATATGGTCTATATGAGTTGCATGTATGGCACCCTAGCTGTATTTTTTCACGAGGCAGAGAATATTTCCAGCGACTTTGAAGTCGTTTTCCACTCGTATATGGCAGCAGGGAGTGGTGGGTGCAAATGACTCATCTTTGATGGGATGTGCCGGGAAAGTCGTGTGAATCCaagatttataaatatataaagttaCCAAGCTTTGGTCATGTTTGCTAACTTTGCTGCCAAGTTGATAGAAAATAGATGGCTTTAAGTACGTTTTctagttgtttttatttctttttggataattaatttaaaatatatatatatatatatatataatttacaaaaacatttcaagttactaaataaacttttattctgTAAAACattctttcaaaaaattatgatgGTGTTTggtaatggttttttaaaataattttgaaaaatggtttttttagaaaattgttatttgattttttgtaaaacaaaaatttgtttcgaaatctaaaatgtttttaatctatttttaatattttaaaaatattttttctttatatctaaaactttatttttaatcattataaatGTTTGTatgagtatttttttaaaacagttcttaaaaaataaatgaaaacaattaaaaaaaaactaaaagatgttttataaaaataaaaaattattctaaaaaatagttattaaataaaacctttactttgatataaaaacaaaataacgaAGGAGAAAGAAGAGGCACTAAAAAggtttatttgatgaaaaagttcattgaaaataatgattttccttctttgaaaaaattgaaattataacttctttcaataaaaatatcttttaacaatttttgaatttttatccCTCATTAAACagttttttggataaaaagttGAAGGGGTAAAAATGCCAAAATGAGgttatatatatgtaatttgCAATAcataaaagttatatttttttcaacattttcgCATCCTTTATAATCCAATATTtcgatgaaaaactatttttcgaacttgaaaataagtttgataattctttgatagaaaatttattttgaaaatgtggcattttttgagaatattttttttttttttcaattattttgggtattataaataaaagttattttaaaaaaatatttaaaagttaagTTATAAACAGACTTaactgtttttgaaatttttttacaaagaAGATGATTTCTTTTTATCCGACATtataaaagtgaagaaaataatatgagaaaaaagagaggaaaatattaagggaaaaatgaagaggaaaaatatgagggacaaaaataaaaagaaaatttttgtttagttgaataaaggaaaaacaatattaaatcatttaaagaaaatattcctTGGTATTACTTTCATAGCTTTttctttgatataaaaaaaaagaaaaaaaaatcattttccttaactcTTTTTTCATACAtccaaatattagaaaatgattgcttttagattattttttttcatttcttattacttttcaaaaatcaaacataattttagataaatgtaaaaaaaaaaaaagaagcaaaatttataaaataaaatttatccactaaaattcatattaaaaataaaatttcaaatattaagggtttgtttgacaactgttttcaagaatagttttatattttttagaacaaaaaaattgtaaaacatATTTGGCAaccaaaaaaccattttatgttttatgttcccaaaattagaaaatatgagattttcaaaaaatatcttttagttattttcaattattttttgttgtttttggaaaactgttttaaaaaataattataaaaacatgtataataattaaaaataaatctctagatataaaaattatttttaaaacatatttaaaaatattaaaaataggttaaaaatttttcaggttttcaaatagacttttattctagaaaacatcaaagaataatttaaaaaaaattttaaatctatttttaaaaacagttatcaaacatgACCTAATCTTCTAACATTATGAGCACATAAAGAGATAGAGAAAACACTTTCCATATTTCAAAAGTCTTATGAATctaagaaaatgttaaaaataggagaaaaaaaagtaaaaaaaaaatgtaaattcttttatttatttattttatgacaaaaaataagaattaaaattaaatataataaaatttatttaaaattttatagatattcaaatactaatttatatatatataagagaagggtaaaaatagaaaaataaggcatgtttggtaactgttttcggaaatagttttgaaaaataattttttgaaaactgttctttgatattttgtaaaataaaagtatgtttgcaaacgtaattttttttaatattttaaaatatgttttaaaagtaatttttatatctaatatattttatttttaattattctacatgtttgtataattattttttaacatagtTCTCAGAAAATAtgtgaaaacaataaaaaataatcaaaagatattatctaaaaacactattaaaaacataaaatagaaaatagtttttggttataaaacatattttcatagtttttttgttttgaagaatagaaaactattttaaaaaatagttatcaaacaaacccAAGAAATTAACGATACTTCTTTATCTTTTGAGTTGTTCTGCCAAATTGGTCTCTTAAGACCTTTGGTTTCTGCCTAGACCGATGAAAAAAATGGGATCACTTCTTATGGACTTGTTGAAAATGATTCTGATATAGTTTACaacttattagaaaaaaaaaaaatcgatctAGTGAGATTCtcatgaatagaaaaaaatggtagTCAATTTGATAACGATGATATTACTTTTTCAGAACTAAGGAATACCTTATATATAAtgtttagaaaatcaaatttacaTAATAAAAACTTTATGAATATtctgaaataattttaaaaaatagtttttaaaaatatttttcaattattttcaagattaaatttggaaactcaaataaaatatttaaaaaacatttttttcttgcatgatacaattttaaaagcattatctttattttagttgtaattaacaatttataaaataatacaacTAAAATACctgaactttaaaaaataattcgcTTGGagagtaattaatttttttttaaatataaaaaagtgttttaattagaaaattattttctatttcagaTGAGGGGTTTTATGTACTTTCCTTCCTCTTTCTTTCCCATTTCCATACCTTTTTCTCAATCCTGTGGACATCCAAGCAGAGCGTCTATATAAGGAGATATAACACATCCCCTGAGTATGGGGACACGTGAGAAGACAAagacaagggaagaaaatggggGAGACGCTGGGGAATTTGGGGTCTGTAATGGCGACATTGATGTTCATCTGGGCTATGTTCCGGCAATACTTCCCTTGCGACCTCATCGAAAAATACTCCCACAGATTGATGAAGTTTTTCTACCCTCACATCCAAATCACTTTCGATGAATACGGCAGAGGTCATTTCATGCGCCATGAATTCTACACCGCCATCGAGACCTACCTCAGCTCCAATACCGCCGACCAAGCCAACCGCCTCAAAGCCAACACCGCCAAAAACAACCAGTCACTGGTTCTCACCATTGATGACGGTGAAGAGGTTGAAGATGAGTTTGAGGGAGTGAAGCTGTGGTGGACTCCAAGGACGATCACAGCCGAAACTCGGACCTCCCGCTCCTATGAGCAGCCGGATGAGAAGAGGTACTACCGGCTGACTTTCCACAAGAAACACCGGGATTTGATCACCAAGAAGTACCTCAGTCATGTGTTGAGGGTAGGGAAGGCGATTAAGGTCAGAACCCGGCAGCGGAAGCTTTATACCAACAGTTGGTCGATGTGGAGCCATGTGGTTTTTGATCACCCTGCAACTTTTCAAACGCTTGCCATGGAGGCTGATAAGAAGAGGGAGCTGATCGAGGACTTGGTTTCTTTCAGCAAGGCTGAAGATTTCTATGCAAGAATTGGGAAAGCTTGGAAGCGGGGTTACCTCCTTTATGGCCCTCCTGGGACGGGAAAATCTACCATGATTGCTGCCATGGCGAATCTGTTGCTGTACGACGTCTATGATCTTGAACTGACGGCGGTCAGTGACAACACCATGCTGAGGAAGCTGCTGATGCAGATTCCGAGCAAGTCCATCACTGTGATTGAGGACATCGACTGCTCCCTCAACTTGACGGGtcagaggaagaagatgaaggagaACAAGGCGGCCGAGGAGGAAGAGAAGGACCCCATTAAAAAACAAGCGAAGGTAAGAGACTCTGATGAAGGGAAAACCAGCAAGGTGACTCTCTCCGGGCTGTTGAACTTCATTGACGGCCTTTGGTCGGCCTCCAAGGGGGAAAGGCTAATAGTGTTCACGACGAACTACATGGAGAAGCTCGACCCAGCTCTGATTCGGCGAGGAAGGATGGACAAGCACATCGAATTGTCATACTGCAGCTTTGAATCATTCAAGGTGCTGGCGAAGAACTATCTGGAGCTTGATTCCCACCACCTGTTCGACACGATTGAGAGGCTGTTGGGGGAAAGTAAAGTGACCCCAGCTGATGTTGCTGAGCATTTGATGCCTAAGACAAGTGTGGCTGATGTTGAAACAAGCTTGAAGAGCCTGGTTCAGGCATTGGAGATGGCCAAGGAAGAAGCAATGTTGAAGGCCAAGGAAGAAGGCAAAGACAAGGAAGAAGGCAAAGAGGAGTCATCTGCTAGGGAAGAAGATTGATGATCATTGGCAATAGAGACTATGATTGTGTTTATCCTTCTGAATTAATTCCTGGGAATTATGAAATATTGGTCAAGTTAATAGTTTGGTAATTGAGGTTAATGGGAAATGCATATGGTGACCAATTCTGAAGATCTTTTCTAGGGCTTAAGACATGGGGGGAAAGGACAAGAGAAATGAAAGGGGGAAAGTTTGTGCCTAATGAATATTTTTACAGCAGGAGGATGAATGCCGATCACTTCTATTATGGAAATTGAAGACATAAGTAATATAAACGTTATTTGAGTTTGTTTGACggtgattttagaaagcatttttaacatttttaacatttgaaaatttttatcattcaagtattaaaaatgttatcaaCGTTTTCTATCATTCTTATTAAACATacttttcatttaataaaagaaagtgttTTTCAATAGTTGCAGTCATACTTGGTTTGACTATGTTTGTAGAGaacatttataatataaataacatttatcaagaaatcaaacatttgaaaagattaatattttgaaagtaaggtaaatatctatttttttaatatatttttagaatataataAGGCctatgatttaataatttaaaattttaaaaatgaattttaaccatattaaataaaaaatcatattaaaataatttatttaagttGTTTAATTCCATATGgaaaaaaagattattattttttaattatttaattttttataaaagagaaaaaataattttttttaggaatcaaattataattggaaattaaatatgaaaaacattttttttgaattttttttttgtataaacgTATTATAAATTTAGCATAGTATAAAAACACTCAATCTTACTTAATTTAaagttcattaaaaaaaattaaaaaatataattatatgtaaAGGGAAAAACTAACAAACttattcaaattgaattttggTTTATGACTTTTTAATGTTAATCGTATCAATTTTGAGTTCATAATTGTAGTATTAATTGATtcgattttagaattttaaattatttttaaaaatgactgaattttatatataaagtcttatttgatttgaaatatatttgccttaagaaaaagaaaaaatagataagttgaaggagaattttattaaaatacatataatttaatacGAGACCATATTTAAAGATTTCCGTATCATTATTGGGTAAtgagagaaaatgtaagaaGAAAGATACAATGctatactatttttttctttttatgattttttttctaaatttttcttttctttttaaaaactagtgaaaacaaattttatttatcttttaaaaattattttctatttccctTGCTTCTAAAAACAGTTAAAACAAGCACTTTTTGGATGCAACACCTAGAAGGACAATCTCCTCCTAGCTTCCTTCATTCATGGCTTCCCATTAGTAGCTATCTTTTCGCTAACTTCCACCGCGGTTTAACCAAT comes from the Vitis vinifera cultivar Pinot Noir 40024 chromosome 12, ASM3070453v1 genome and includes:
- the LOC109121427 gene encoding AAA-ATPase At3g28580, which codes for MGETLGNLGSVMATLMFIWAMFRQYFPCDLIEKYSHRLMKFFYPHIQITFDEYGRGHFMRHEFYTAIETYLSSNTADQANRLKANTAKNNQSLVLTIDDGEEVEDEFEGVKLWWTPRTITAETRTSRSYEQPDEKRYYRLTFHKKHRDLITKKYLSHVLRVGKAIKVRTRQRKLYTNSWSMWSHVVFDHPATFQTLAMEADKKRELIEDLVSFSKAEDFYARIGKAWKRGYLLYGPPGTGKSTMIAAMANLLLYDVYDLELTAVSDNTMLRKLLMQIPSKSITVIEDIDCSLNLTGQRKKMKENKAAEEEEKDPIKKQAKVRDSDEGKTSKVTLSGLLNFIDGLWSASKGERLIVFTTNYMEKLDPALIRRGRMDKHIELSYCSFESFKVLAKNYLELDSHHLFDTIERLLGESKVTPADVAEHLMPKTSVADVETSLKSLVQALEMAKEEAMLKAKEEGKDKEEGKEESSAREED